A stretch of the Lactuca sativa cultivar Salinas chromosome 9, Lsat_Salinas_v11, whole genome shotgun sequence genome encodes the following:
- the LOC111915071 gene encoding chlorophyll a-b binding protein CP26, chloroplastic has translation MASLHPPEVPFSKDLTLLNSHRNHTQTAKGFPARMASVAAASSLGVSEMLGNPLNFSGTSKTAPSASSPATFKTVALFQKKKPAPKAKPVAVTPASDELAKWYGPERRIFLPEGLLDRSEIPEYLNGEVAGDYGYDPFGLGKKPEDFAKYQAFELIHARWAMLGAAGCIIPEAFNKYGANCGPEAVWFKTGALLLDGNTLNYFGKNIPINLVLAVVAEVVLVGGAEYYRITNGLDLEDKLHPGGPFDPLGLAKDPDQFALLKVKEIKNGRLAMFSMFAFFIQAYVTGQGPVENLASHLSDPFGNNILTVISGNIERTPTL, from the exons ATGGCAAGTCTACATCCACCAGAAGTTCCATTTAGCAAGGACCTTACCCTTCTCAATTCTCATCGCAACCACACACAAACAGCTAAAGGTTTTCCGGCAAGAATGGCTTCTGTGGCAGCAGCGTCCTCCCTCGGTGTGTCGGAAATGCTTGGAAACCCGCTCAACTTTTCCGGTACATCCAAGACGGCTCCTTCGGCTTCCAGTCCTGCCACCTTTAAGACCGTCGCCCTTTTCCAAAAGAAGAAACCGGCACCCAAGGCTAAGCCCGTTGCGGTCACCCCAGCTTCCGACGAGCTCGCCAAGTGGTACG GTCCTGAGAGAAGAATCTTCTTGCCGGAAGGTCTTTTAGACCGATCGGAGATCCCCGAGTACCTCAACGGGGAAGTCGCCGGAGA TTATGGTTATGATCCTTTTGGACTTGGCAAGAAACCAGAAGACTTCGCCAA ATACCAAGCGTTCGAGCTTATTCATGCACGATGGGCTATGTTGGGTGCTGCGGGTTGCATCATTCCGGAGGCCTTCAACAAGTACGGTGCTAACTGTGGCCCCGAAGCTGTGTGGTTCAAG ACCGGTGCTTTACTACTTGACGGAAACACATTGAATTACTTCGGGAAGAACATTCCCATTAACCTGGTCCTCGCTGTCGTTGCGGAGGTTGTTCTTGTTGGTGGTGCAGAATACTACAGAATCACCAATGGTTTG GATTTAGAGGACAAGCTACACCCTGGTGGGCCATTTGACCCATTGGGATTGGCTAAAGATCCAGATCAGTTTGCATTGTTAAAGGTGAAGGAGATTAAGAATGGTAGACTAGCAATGTTCTCCATGTTTGCCTTCTTCATCCAAGCGTATGTGACAGGACAGGGTCCTGTTGAAAACCTAGCATCGCACTTGAGCGATCCCTTTGGAAACAACATACTAACGGTCATTTCTGGAAACATTGAACGAACCCCAACCCTGTAA